The Bacillus thermozeamaize DNA window GAACTGGGGATTCGCCTTCAGATGAACCGGGAACAACTGCGGGAGGCGGTATTGCGGACCCTTGCCGCCAACGGCTTGCAAGACGCCTATATTCGCCTTTCCGTCACCGCAGGTGTGGCGGGGCTGGGCTTGTCGGCGGAAGATTACACGCGCCCCACTGTTTTGGTCATGGCAAAAGAGGTTCCGCGGTTTCCGGATGCGATGTACGAAAAGGGCAAACGGCTGCTCACCGTTTCGATTCACCGCAATACGCCCGAAGGCCATACGCGTCACAAGTCCCACAATTTTTTGAACCAGGTTTTGGCGAAAAGGGAACTCGGGGAACAGGCAGAGGCGGAAGGGCTGATGCTGACGCGGGAAGGCTATGTCGCCGAGGGGATCGTCAGCAATATTTTTCTCATCCGGAGCGGGAGGCTCTTCACCCCGACGCTGGCGACCGGGATTTTGCCCGGCGTGACGAGGGCGTTTGTGCTGCGTCTGGCGGGCGAGCTGGGGATTCCCGCGGAGGAACGCGATTTTCGCCGCGAGGCGCTGTTTGCGGCGGATGAAGTGTTCCTGACCAATTCCATCCAAGAGATTGTCCCCGTGTGCGAGATCGACGGGGTGACGATCGGGGAAGGAAAAAGGGGCCCGTTCACGCAGCGGTTGCAGCAAGCTTACCGACAGCATGTGCAAACGGGCAGCTGACCGGAAATGCAAAAATTCTTGTTGCTTTTTATGGACAGACATGGTAAATTAGGGGACGAATTACCATAAAACATAGTGTTTTGATATGAAAAATCATATATCTTTATTTAACCTCAATTTCTGGGGAAACCGCATCCTGTCATGTAACCGCATCCTGTTATGCGATGTTTAATGAATATACAAATATTGTATATCATGAAAACAATTCCGTTTAACAAATAGATAACAGGAGATCCATATGCGGAGACATGTTTTGCAAAAAAGTGAAGACATGTCTTGCAAAAAACTGCAGAAAGAGATTTTGTAACCCTTTTCTTGGATTGGCATGAAAGTTGCTTAAATTTCCATTTAAAAATTTTGTCAAAGTTTGACGTAAATTCGAGGGTGGTGACGTGTACTGATGGATTTTAGCATTTGGCTCTCCCATTTTTTCAATGCGCTCACGCTTGGTTTCCTGTTGGCCTTGATCACTTCAGGGCTGACGCTCAGCTTCAGCTTTTTAAACGTGATCAATTTTGCCCATGGCGCGATGTACATGTTGGCCGCGTACTTAGGTTACCAGTTTTATCAGGCCACAGGGCAGTTTTGGCTCGCCTTGCTCGTCATCCCCATTGTCATGGGGCTGATCAGCATGCCGCTGCAGCACTTTGTCCTGCGGCGTTTGGCCCCGGTATCGCCCATTTATGTCATTTTGTTTACCTTTGGCCTTGCGCTTGTTGTCGAAAATGTGACGCGGATCATCTGGGGACCCAATATCATCAGCGTTTCCCCGCCGCCGCTGTTGTCAGGAAGCATCGATTTGTTCGGGGCGCCCTTTCCCGTTTACCGGTTGTTCATTATCGTTTTTAGCGCCCTTGTTCTCTTGAGCGTGTATTTCATTCTGCACCGGATGCCGGTTGGCATTATCGTCCGCGCGGGGACGGAAGATCAGGAGATGGCCGCCGCCCTGGGTGTAAACATTCACTTGGTTGGCGTCGGTGTGTTTGGATTCGGCACATTTCTCGCCGGGTTGGCCGGCGTCATCGCGGCTCCGTACACGGCCCTGAGTCCGCATATGGGCGTAAGCATTATTGTCATGGCCTTCCTCGTGATGGTGATCGGCGGCATGACCAGCTTTGCAGGCACTGTCCTGTCAGGTTTGCTCGTCGGATTTGTGCAGGTTTTCGGCGGCATCTATTTTTCGGATTTGGCGACCGCTTTTGCATTAATCCTGATGATCATCGTGATCTTGACGAACCAGAAGGGATTAAGCGCCCTGTTTGAAAAAGCCCGATGACGGCAAGCAGGGAGGCGGTTGATGCGGAAGTACACGGCTAAAGGAGGATCACCTTGTCCAACGCACCTGTTGACATCGAGCAAAAAAAGAATCCGCCCCTCGCCGGCAGACGCACGCAGATCAACGCGGGACAGCGGCGAATCGATTGGGCCGTTTACGCCGGCTGGGCATTGTTGTTCATTTTGGCGCTGACCACATTTACCCCCTTTTACCAGCGGTTTTTTATCGAAATGATGATCTTTGCCATTTTGGCGATGAGCATGGATTTAACGCTTGGGTTTACAGGCCTTTTAAATTTGTCGCATGCCCTTTTTTTCGGCTTCAACATTTACGTGTTGGCCATTTTGCTCACGAATTTTGAATGGCCTCTGCTGCTGGCTGTGCTTGCAGCGCTGCTCTTGACCCTGTTGCTGGCATTGATCATCGGTTATTTGAGCAGCCGCCTGCACGGCATACAGTTTGCCATGGTCACGCTTGCTTTTGTGGAATTGATTTACATTTTCGTCATGAAATGGCGAAATATGACAGGCGGTTCAGACGGGAAGCGCATCGCGCGGGAAGCTGCCGAGTTTTCGTTGGGCGGGCTCCAAATCAATATGAGCGATACGCTGCCGCTCCTTTTCTTCGTCAGCGCGTTGTTTCTGGCAAGTTATTATGCGCTGCGCCGCATCGTCAATTCCGCTTTCGGAAATGCCCTGGTGGCGGTCAGGGAAAATGAAGAACGGGCGAAATTTCTCGGTTACAACATCTTTCGCCTCAAATTGCAAGCCTTTGTGGTCAGCTCGCTGTTTAGCGCGCTCGCCGGGGTCGGTTACGCGTTTTTAAAGATGTACATCTCACCCGAATATGTCTCGTGGACACTCTCGGGTGATGTCTTGATTATGACGCTCTTGGGCGGGGCAGGAACACTCGTCGGCCCGATCGTCGGAGCGATGGGATTGGTCTGGTTTAAAGATTGGGTGAGTTCCTACACCGAGCACTGGATGCTCATCGTCGGTCTGTTGTTCATGCTTGTCGTTACCTTTATGCCGAAGGGGGTGCTCGGATGGCTGTTCAGGAAATAAGCGCGTCCCAGCTTTTAAAAGTCACGGATCTGGCGTTTGCCTATCGAAA harbors:
- a CDS encoding branched-chain amino acid aminotransferase is translated as MAQAGYVYLNGDIVEAENAVVSVYDHGFLYGAGVFETFRAYQRRLFLFDAHMDRLFSGLRELGIRLQMNREQLREAVLRTLAANGLQDAYIRLSVTAGVAGLGLSAEDYTRPTVLVMAKEVPRFPDAMYEKGKRLLTVSIHRNTPEGHTRHKSHNFLNQVLAKRELGEQAEAEGLMLTREGYVAEGIVSNIFLIRSGRLFTPTLATGILPGVTRAFVLRLAGELGIPAEERDFRREALFAADEVFLTNSIQEIVPVCEIDGVTIGEGKRGPFTQRLQQAYRQHVQTGS